GTGAATTTGCTTTATAAATTTGTGGTTAAAAGAGTGAAATTTATATCCTAAAAGAGCAAATTTGGCTTTGTAAAAGAGAGAAAAGTAAATTTAAATTTCTCTAAATGTAAAAAATAATATAAAAATATGTGTAGAAACGTAACAAATATAGGCTATAAAAATGATAAATAAATTTTTACGTTAAATTTACAAAGCAAAAACTATCCATTTTAGATCAAAAATGTTACAAAAATACACATATAAAAATAAAGATATGTGAATTTATGAAACAAAATTTCCAAATTTTCATTTTTGAAATTTATAATGCACATATCAAAACTATTACAAAGGATGAAAGATGAAATTCTTACAAGCTTTACTTTTTACATGTGCCATCAGTGGCTTAGCATTTGGTGCGGATAAGGTCTATACGATCAAATTTGCTCACGTTGTCGCAGCTTCTACGCCAAAGGGTAAGGCAGCTGACTTCTTTGCTAAGCGTGCTGAGGAGCTAAGTGGGGGCAAACTAAAAGTTCAAGTTTTCCCATCAGCTCAGCTACTTGATGATGATAGAGTTTTTGGCGCGCTAAAGCTTGGCAATGTCCAAATGGCAGCTCCTAGTTTTTCTAAATTTACACCTATCGTACCGCAGTTTCAGCTGTTTGACCTGCCTTTCATCTTTAAAGATGCAGAGCACCTTCATAAGGTCCAAGACGGCGAGGTCGGCGAGGAGCTAAAAGGCCTTGTGACTAAGAAAGGCTTTGTGGCGCTTGATTACTGGGATGCTGGATTTAAGCACTTTAGCTCAAGCAAAAAACCAGTTCTTGTGCCAGAAGATGCAAAAGGACAAAAATTTAGAATCCAAAGCTCAAAGGTGCTTGAAGAACAAATTAAAGTAGTTGGTGGCAACCCACAAGTTTTACCATTTTCAGAGGTTTACTCTGCACTTCAACAAGGCGTAGTTGATGCGACTGAAAACCCGCTTTCAAATTTCTATAACTCAAAATTTCACGAAGTTCAAAGCTCGCTTACACTTTCAAGCCACGGATATTTGGGCTATTTAGTCGTTATGAGCGATAAATTTTGGA
The nucleotide sequence above comes from Campylobacter concisus. Encoded proteins:
- a CDS encoding DctP family TRAP transporter solute-binding subunit — its product is MKFLQALLFTCAISGLAFGADKVYTIKFAHVVAASTPKGKAADFFAKRAEELSGGKLKVQVFPSAQLLDDDRVFGALKLGNVQMAAPSFSKFTPIVPQFQLFDLPFIFKDAEHLHKVQDGEVGEELKGLVTKKGFVALDYWDAGFKHFSSSKKPVLVPEDAKGQKFRIQSSKVLEEQIKVVGGNPQVLPFSEVYSALQQGVVDATENPLSNFYNSKFHEVQSSLTLSSHGYLGYLVVMSDKFWSKLPDDLKANVKQALSEATAFEREETAKEDAHVIAELEKYIAASKKLEIYKIDDAQKAEWQKVMQPIYPKFYDVIGKDLIEKTLGTK